Part of the Sphingobium lignivorans genome is shown below.
TTCCAGACCTATTTCTCCACCTATCCCGGCAAATATTTTACCGGGGACGGCTGCCGGCGCGATGCGGACGGGGATTACTGGATCACCGGCCGCGTGGACGACGTCATCAACGTCTCGGGCCATCGCATGGGCACGGCGGAAGTCGAGAGCGCGCTCGTCGCTCATGCCAAGGTCGCCGAAGCTGCCGTTGTGGGTATGCCCCATGACATCAAGGGCCAGGGCATTTATGCCTATGTGACGCTCAATGCGAACGAGGAAGGGGATGATGCGCTGCGCGCCGAGCTGGTGCGCTGGGTGCGTCATGAGATCGGCCCGATCGCGACGCCGGACGTCATCCAGTTCGCCCCTGCCCTGCCCAAGACCCGCTCGGGCAAGATCATGCGCCGCATCCTGCGCAAGATCGCGGAGGATGCGGTGGACCAGCTGGGCGATATCTCCACGCTCGCCGATCCGGGCGTGGTCGATCATCTCGTGGCGAACCGGCATCGCGCCATCGCCTGAACCGCCGCCGCGCGCGCCCGTCTGGTCCTGCCGGCGCGGCGCGCGCGAGGCGCGTTGACAAGATTTCAAGGTTGCGACATAAAATTACGGTCCGCCATGACGCGATCCGGGAGAGTCCGGGCCCGATCAGTCAGGTCCGGCGCCGAAGGAGCAACCGGTCCCGGAAACTCTCAGGCACCAGGGACCGGATCGCCAGGACAGTCTGGAGAGAGGCGTCCGGCCAGGCGCCCACCGAAGGGGAACGGTCCGCGCCGCGGATCGACGCTCTCAGGTAACCGAACAGACGGGACTACGCCTTCTGTGGAGAGGGTGATGAGTCACGGCCTGCCCGGGAGTGTCCAGCCATGGCGAGAATCGCCGTCGTCGGTAGTGGAATAACAGGAATCACGTCGGCTTATGCGCTGGTCCGCGCGGGCCATGAGGTGACGGTCATCGACCGGCATCGTTATCCCGCGATGGAGACATCCTTCGCCAATGGCGGCCAGCTCTCCGCCAGCAATGCGGAAGTGTGGAACAGCTGGGGCACGATCCTCAAGGGCTTGCGCTGGATGACGCAGCCGTCCGCACCGCTGCTCCTCAATCCCCGCCCGAGCTGGCACAAGCTGAGCTGGCTTGCCGAATTCTGCGGGCAGATCGGCAATTATCGCGCGCACAGCATCCAGACGGCGCGCCTCGCCATCGCCGCGCGGGAGCATCTCTTCCGGGTGGCGGAGGAGGAGGACATCGCGTTCGATCTCGAGCGACGCGGCATCCTGCATGTCTATCATGATGCGGACGGCTTTCGTCAGGCCGATCGCGCCAATGCGCTGCTGCGCGAGGCGGGCCTGGATCGCTATCCGGTCACCCCGGCCGAGATCGCGCAGATCGAGCCGGCCCTGAACGGCACCTTCCATGGCGGCTTCTTCACCCCGTCGGACAGCACCGGCGACATCCACAAGTTCACGCGCGGGCTTGCTGCGGCTTGCGAACGTCGCGGCGCCATACTCAGGCTCGGGGCGGGCGTGGAGCGGATCGTCGCGAGCGAGCGGGACGTGCGGCTGGAGCTGGCGGCGCCCGATGGCGGTACGCTCATCTGCGACCGGCTTGTCGTCTGCGCGGGCGTGGAAAGCCGACGGCTGGCCGCGCGCCTGGGGGATCGGGTCAACATCTATCCGGTCAAGGGCTATTCCATCACTGTCGCGCTCAATGACGAGGCGAGCCGCGCCGCCGCGCCCTGGGTCAGCCTGCTGGACGAAAGCGCCAAGATCGTGACCAGCCGGCTGGGTGCCGATCGCTTTCGGGTCGCTGGCACGGCGGAATTCAACGGCTACAACAGGGATATCCGGGACGATCGCATCCGTCCTTTGATTGCCTGGACGCAGCGGCTGTTCCCGGGCGTGGAGACCGATGCGGTCGTCCCATGGGCGGGGTTGCGGCCGATGACGCCGTCCATGATGCCGGTGGTCCGCGCCGGGCGGAACCCGCGGGTGCTCTACAATACCGGGCACGGCCATCTCGGCTGGACGCTCTCGGCCGCGACGGCGGAAATGCTGAGAGGGCTGCTCGACGGGGAATGAGCCCGTCCGGGCGGAAGATGCCCGGCGCTCGTCCCGCCAAAGGTTGAACAGGCACGCGCAGATGTGACATGCTGGGGAGCCGATCCACCTCAGCCCAGGAACGATCTTGCTGTTTTTGTCCCGCTTTCTCCTCGCCCTGGTGGCCTTTCTCCTCCTGCCTCTCTCCGCTCTCCAGGCCCAGCCGGCTTCCGCCAGCCGGCCGACGCCGGGCTATGTGCGCGTCCGGCTGGAGACGAGCATGGGCAATATCGTGCTGGCGCTGGATGCGAAGCGGGCGCCGCTCACCACGAAGAACTTCCTCGTTTATGTGGATGACGGGCGGCTGGACGACACGACTTTCTATCGCGCCACGCGCCACAAGGGCGATCCGAAGACCGGCTTCGTCCAGGGCGGCATCGATACGGATGCGCGGCGCATCTATTTCCCGACCGTGCCGCTGGAGCCCACGGACAAGACGGGCATTCGCCATCTCGACGGCGTGATTTCCATGGCGCGGCACAAGGACCCGGATTCGGGCACCGGCAATTTCTCGATCCAGGTCGGCCCCAATCCCACGCTGGACGCCCGGCCCGGCTATCCCGGCTATGCCGCGTTCGGCCATGTCGTGGCGGGCATGGACGTGGTCAAGCGCATTCTCGCGCTGGATACATGCTGCGGGCGCGGCGTCATGTTCGGCCAGATGATCAAGAACCGGGTGACGATCGTCCGCGCGGTGCGGCTGGACGGCAAGCCCGCGCCGACCGGCGCGGTGAAGCCCTGGCTGATGCGCCGGAAATAGCGCAGCGGGAGGCACCGGCGCCGAACCCCGCCGGGGCCGGTGCCTCCCGATGTATCGCCGCTTACCGGGCCAGCAGTGCCCGGGCCTGTCCGGTCAGTTCCGCCACCATCGCCGCGCTTGGGCCGGCGGCCGCCTGCGCGCGCGTGATGAGCTGGCGGAACTTGGCTACTGCGCCTTCGTTGCGCTCCAGCCATTCCGCCACATAGGGGCCGGTTTCCTTGTAGCGCGCGCCGGCGAGGAAGGCGAGGCGCATCTGCTGGAGGTCGCGGGCGCTGCCGGCGACCAGCAGGCGTTCCCACGGGTCGGTCGGGCTCATCCGCGCCGCCAGTCCCTGCAGCCAGTCGATGCCGAGCGCTTCGCCCAGATGGGTGAAGGCGCCGGCCACCGCGACTTCGCCCTGGGCGAGGTCCTTGGCGAGCAGCGAGAGGCCGATCGCGCCGTCCATCTTCACCAGCAACACAGTCCGCGCCGCCAGGGCCTTGCTCACGCCCAGTTCGCTCAGCTCGGTCATCTGCGCGGTGGTCCGGCGCGCGGGCTCCGGCTGCAGCAGGCTGTCGACTTCCTTCACGAGCGTCGCCATTGGCGGGGTCAGCGCGGCGATCGCGTCGCTTGGCCGCATCGCGGCGGGCAGCGAGCGGTGAGCATCGCCGATATGCGCTGCCATCGCATTGGCGACCTGGCGATAGAGCGCGAGCCGTGCCTGCTCGCTCAGCTTCGCGGCGTCGATGTCGTCCCACAGGGCGCGCACGTCGAACAATTGCTCGGCAATGACGAAGGCCCGCGCGATCTCGTCGAGCGTGCAGCTTGCTTCCTCCGCCAGCGTGAAGGGCAGGATCACCCCCAGCCGGTTGACGATGCGGTTGGCGAGCTTGGTAGCGATGATCTCGCAGCGCAGCTGGTGCGCCTCGATCGCGTCGGCCTCCTCCTCCCGCATCCGGGGCGGGAAGGCACGGATGAGATCGCTGGTGAGCACCGGGTCGGAAGCAAGGTTGCTTTTCTCGATGG
Proteins encoded:
- a CDS encoding D-amino acid dehydrogenase yields the protein MARIAVVGSGITGITSAYALVRAGHEVTVIDRHRYPAMETSFANGGQLSASNAEVWNSWGTILKGLRWMTQPSAPLLLNPRPSWHKLSWLAEFCGQIGNYRAHSIQTARLAIAAREHLFRVAEEEDIAFDLERRGILHVYHDADGFRQADRANALLREAGLDRYPVTPAEIAQIEPALNGTFHGGFFTPSDSTGDIHKFTRGLAAACERRGAILRLGAGVERIVASERDVRLELAAPDGGTLICDRLVVCAGVESRRLAARLGDRVNIYPVKGYSITVALNDEASRAAAPWVSLLDESAKIVTSRLGADRFRVAGTAEFNGYNRDIRDDRIRPLIAWTQRLFPGVETDAVVPWAGLRPMTPSMMPVVRAGRNPRVLYNTGHGHLGWTLSAATAEMLRGLLDGE
- a CDS encoding peptidylprolyl isomerase encodes the protein MLFLSRFLLALVAFLLLPLSALQAQPASASRPTPGYVRVRLETSMGNIVLALDAKRAPLTTKNFLVYVDDGRLDDTTFYRATRHKGDPKTGFVQGGIDTDARRIYFPTVPLEPTDKTGIRHLDGVISMARHKDPDSGTGNFSIQVGPNPTLDARPGYPGYAAFGHVVAGMDVVKRILALDTCCGRGVMFGQMIKNRVTIVRAVRLDGKPAPTGAVKPWLMRRK